The sequence CTACCGTGCAATTGTTTAACTCTGCATTCCTCTTAATTATACTCATTCTTTTGTAATCGATATCATTAAAAGGAACCAATATCTTTCCACAATTCAATAAAGGCAAGTGATTATTATTTATATAATTCAAAAGCAGCTTTCTACCTTCTTGGCAAAATTTTGCTTTTAAGCTACCAGGTTCATAATAAAGACCTGCATGAAGAACGCCACTATTCCTAATTGATGTTCCATTCGAAGGTATTGAGTTCTCATCTATTAAATCTATATAGATTTTAGGATATCTTTTCTTTATTTCAAGGCACAAAGTCAACCCAATGATACCAGAACCAATAACACATATCCTCATTGATGTATATATGCATAATGTTAATTTCAATTATGTTAGCAAGGCGCCTGCTAAATTAATAATGTAATCACCAAAAAATAATTGCCTTTACAAAGCAAAAGCCAAAAAGCTTGACCTCGCTAAAAAGAATACAGAGATCTCAATGATTAATGTTGGTGGTGGATCTAAGACATCGCTTCCAATTTCCCACTCTAGAGGTTTTCTTCCATGGCAATAACCAACTGGCTCAAAGGCTTTAAATTAGATATCCATACTCCTGGTACTGGATTTGCATTGATGGTATTAGCCCTAACTCAAGTACCAGTAGCAATCAAGACCTCTGCAGAGATCTATTGCATGGAGAAAGTAGGAGTAAGAACAGGATCATTCATTGCTGCAGTCAAAGAGTGCAATTGATAGGAGACATGACTACAAAAGAAGGCTAACTCAATGAAACACCTCACAGCTACCTACCTCGACTTCATTTAAACCATTGGTGTGATTTTGATCATTGGAGTTGCTGCTTATGCAATTAAAAAGATGCTGCTACGTGTAGAGAATGCCCAAGTCAAGATCAAAGAGTGATATGGATGCTCTTAACCCACCACGGCAAGTTGATGGAAGTAGTGGTCCTTCACGCAGCTGCTGATCATGGCAAACTACAATCTCAGAACAAAAGGGACGAAAAAATTCAATCATCTATCTCATAAGACATCTGAGATTTCAGAAAAACAAAGGATGTACAAAATGATCGGAACGCCTTTTTTACAAGCGTAGAAGAATGAGGTTGATTTTTCTTTCTGTAAAGCATTAGATCTGCCTTTTCTCACTTCCAGCACTGATAACCTTTACCTAAACTGCGCGAAAATATTGGTCAAAAAGAAACAGAAAATAATTTTAGGAATTTCATGTTTCTACCATGACAGTGCTGCTGCCTTGATTCGTGATGGCGAGATTGTTTCGGCAGTGCAAGAAGAACGATTTTCTAGAAAGAAGCACGATGCTGAATTTCCTGTAAACGCAATTCGCTACTGCCTTAAATCCCAGAATATTGATCTCAGAGATATTGAATCCATTGTTTATTACGAGAAGCCACTATTAACATTTGAGCGCCTCTTGGAGACATATCTCGGTGCTGCACCAAGAGGCGGTCGCTCATTTATTGCCGCAATGCAAGTTTGGTTAAAAGAAAAATTATTTTTAAAAGCCGGGCTCAAGAAGAAATTGAAGTCTTTACAACAAGAACTAGTTCCAGAAATGGAGCCCCAAATCCCAGAATTACTCTTCTCAGAGCATCACCTATCTCATGCCGCCGCTGCATTTTATCCAAGTCCATTTGAAAAAGCAGTAATACTTTGTATGGATGGAGTAGGAGAGTGGGCTACAACTTCTACTTGGATTGGAAATCACAACACTATAAAACCTCTCTGGGAAATTAGTTTTCCTCATTCACTAGGCCTTCTCTACTCAGCATTCACTTATTACTGCGGATTTAAAGTAAATTCTGGCGAGTACAAATTAATGGGTCTAGCACCCTATGGAGAACCAAACTATGTAAAAGAAATCAAAGATAATCTAATTGATATTCAAGATGATGGCACTTTCAGATTAAACATTAGTTATTTTAAATATCATCGTGGGTTCCGCATGACAGGTCGGAAATTCCATCAACTCTTTGGAGCACCTCCAAGAGGAAATGAAACAGAGCTAACTCAGTTTCATATGGATTTAGCGGCATCTATTCAAGTGGTAACAGAAGAAATTGTCATCAAGATTGCAAGATCGCTACAAAAAGAAACCGGTATAAATAAGCTTTGTCTTGCAGGTGGTGTTGCCTTAAATTGTGTAGCTAATGGCAAGTTATATAAAGAGAAAATCTTTGAGGAGATATGGATTCAACCGGCGAGTGGGGATGCAGGTTCTGCCTTAGGTGCAGCACTTATTGGTTGGCATCAGCAATTAAATAAGCCTCGACAAATCAAACCTAATGATTCAATGAAGGGAACTTATCTTGGTTGTGAGTTCTCTAATGAGGAGATTGTTAGTTATTTAGAAAAGGTCAATGCTTCTTTCGAAACACAAGAAGATGAAGAACTCTTTGAAAGGCTTGCTCAATGTCTTGATGAAGGGAAAATTATTGGTTGGTTTAATGGCGCCATGGAATTTGGGCCTAGAGCACTAGGTGGAAGATCAATCATTGGCGATCCACGTAATCAAACGATGCAAAGTGTAATGAATCTCAAGATCAAATATAGAGAGAGTTTTCGTCCTTTCGCACCATCAGTTTTAGAAGAAGATGTTGCTAGTCAATTTGAAATGGATACCAAAAGTCCTTATATGTTGTTAGTCGCACCTATAAAAAAAGAACTCTGCAGAAAAATGACCGAAGAGGAACAGAGACTTTTTGGGATTGATAAATTAAATATTATCAGATCATCCCTTCCAGCAATTACTCATGTAGACTATTCTGCAAGAGTTCAAACAGTTAGTAAAAAAACAAATCCTCGTTATTATCATTTAATTAGTGCCTTCAAACGTAAAACTGGCTGTCCCACAATTGTCAACACCTCATTCAATGTAAGGGGCGAACCAATTGTTTGTACTCCCCAAGATGCCTACCGATGCTTTATGAGAACTGAGATGGATATACTTGTACTCCAAAATCAAATACTATTAAAGAGCGAACAACCAAATACAGAACAAGATGAAACTTGGAAACAGGAATTTGAATTAGATTAATCATGACAAATTCTATTTCCAAAAAACAATTACGTGAATTTGGATTTCTCATTGGATTTGGATTCCCAATTCTTATTGGATGGCTACTTCCAGCAATTGGGGGACATGTTTTCAGGTTTTGGACTTTATGGATAGCTTCTCCTGCTTTGGTTCTTGGGATTCTGAAACCACATTTACTTTTATACCCATATAGGGGATGGATGGCATTAGGATATGGACTTGGATGGATTAATAGTCGTATTATTCTTGGATTAGTTTTCCTTATAGTACTTCAGCCCATTGCTTACATTATGAGAGTTTTCGGTTACGACCCTCTTAGAAAAAAAGAAAGCAATGAGAAATCTTATAGAGAAAACAAACAAAACCACCAAACAGATTTAACCCGCATCTTCTAATGCTATGGAAGCTTTCTTAGATCTCACCAAAGATATCTGGGACTTTTTAAGAGCTCGTAAGAAATACTGGCTAGCACCTTTAATTATAACAATTGTTTTAATGGGCGCCTTAATTATATTCACTCAGGGCTCTGTTGTCGCTCCATTTATTTATTCAATTTTCTAAGTCTCAACATGGAATTCCACAATTTCTTAGAATCTTTTGAAAATGGCTTTAAATCATTTCGTCTCTAAATAGTTATCAGGGAATAATTGCCAGTTATATAACTTGAAGGCTTATTTTGATTGGCTTTTCGTTGGGATCAACTTTAGAAAAATTGATTAGTGTCGGTGGTGTCTCAAAGATATCGCTTCCGACTTCAAAACTCTATTGCTTCTTCACTATGGATTGGGAATCTGCAAGGAAACACTGCAAAGAAAAGAACTGGCAATGGTCACTAGAACTGATCAATCAAGCCCAACAAGAGATGGAAGAGCTAGAAAAGAAGATTAAAAAGCTAGAAGACCAACAGAAAGCACAACGCTTGTACAACGCTTGCAATTACTGATGGAAGCACCTAAATGGAAGCCAACTGAACAGGAAAGAGAGGTAATGGAAGCCGTTTGGATGCAAGTCAAAGGAGCATGCGAGAAACTAAAAGAAGAAACCAACGCCACTGATAAGCACGTCAAAAAGATGCTTCTTGAAATGGCTGACCGCTATTACTCAAAAAAAGAATGAACCATCTAACTGCCACTTACATCGATTTCATTCAAACCTTTGGTGTGATTCTGATCTTTGGTGTTGCGGCTTATGCCGTTAAGGAGATGCTGCTACGTGTAGAGAAAGTACAAATCAAAATAAAAGACTGACGTGGATGCTCTTGACCCACTAAGCCAAGTCGCTGGAGGGAATGCTCCTTCCCCGCTGTTGTTGATCATGGGATGTATTGGTGCGTTCTTTGCTGGTGCGTTGATCACCTCGCTAATGAGAGGAAGGCAAGAGCAGGGCTGGTTTAAAAGGAATGAGGAAGATGATGAATGACATTTGCTTCTATTTCTGACGAGATGGATTGCAATACCAAGGGTATCTAGATCACAAAGCCTTGATAAATACGACGATACCTATGAATTACTTGAAGAGATCT comes from Prochlorococcus sp. MIT 1307 and encodes:
- a CDS encoding carbamoyltransferase encodes the protein MVKKKQKIILGISCFYHDSAAALIRDGEIVSAVQEERFSRKKHDAEFPVNAIRYCLKSQNIDLRDIESIVYYEKPLLTFERLLETYLGAAPRGGRSFIAAMQVWLKEKLFLKAGLKKKLKSLQQELVPEMEPQIPELLFSEHHLSHAAAAFYPSPFEKAVILCMDGVGEWATTSTWIGNHNTIKPLWEISFPHSLGLLYSAFTYYCGFKVNSGEYKLMGLAPYGEPNYVKEIKDNLIDIQDDGTFRLNISYFKYHRGFRMTGRKFHQLFGAPPRGNETELTQFHMDLAASIQVVTEEIVIKIARSLQKETGINKLCLAGGVALNCVANGKLYKEKIFEEIWIQPASGDAGSALGAALIGWHQQLNKPRQIKPNDSMKGTYLGCEFSNEEIVSYLEKVNASFETQEDEELFERLAQCLDEGKIIGWFNGAMEFGPRALGGRSIIGDPRNQTMQSVMNLKIKYRESFRPFAPSVLEEDVASQFEMDTKSPYMLLVAPIKKELCRKMTEEEQRLFGIDKLNIIRSSLPAITHVDYSARVQTVSKKTNPRYYHLISAFKRKTGCPTIVNTSFNVRGEPIVCTPQDAYRCFMRTEMDILVLQNQILLKSEQPNTEQDETWKQEFELD
- a CDS encoding SxtJ family membrane protein — translated: MTNSISKKQLREFGFLIGFGFPILIGWLLPAIGGHVFRFWTLWIASPALVLGILKPHLLLYPYRGWMALGYGLGWINSRIILGLVFLIVLQPIAYIMRVFGYDPLRKKESNEKSYRENKQNHQTDLTRIF
- a CDS encoding DUF5989 family protein; translation: MEAFLDLTKDIWDFLRARKKYWLAPLIITIVLMGALIIFTQGSVVAPFIYSIF